The DNA region GTGCCGGGTGGTCTGCGGTTTGCTGGAGGTGATCGCCACCTTGCTGCCGACGAGCGCGTTGGTCAGCGTCGACTTGCCCGCGTTGGGCCGCCCGACGAAGCAGGCGAATCCGGAACGATGCGGCTCGGCCATCAGCTCAGCACCTTGCCACTGGGATCCGCGAGATGGACCGGGGCGTCTTCGGCGATGTCCCGCACCGCCTGGAGCGAAGCGTCGTTCAGGACGGTGTCACCACTGACCACGACGGCGGCCTCGATTCCTTCGGCTCCGCTCGAAACGGCGGCGGCGACGGCGGCCTGCAACGCGGTGAGCTTGAACGACGGCTGGTCGACGGTGCTCGCCGCGTAGGTGCGGCCGTCGGTGTCGCGGAGCGCGGCGCCTTCGGCGGCCTGGGTGCGGGCTCGCGCGGACCTGGCCAGGGTCACCAGCTTCTGGTCCTCGGCGTCCAGCTCAGGCATGTTCGACACTCCTGTCACTTTCATCGGGCTGCGGGACCCGGGTCCGGCGCCTGCCCTGGGCTGCGTCGGTCACCGCGTCCGCGTCGGCGGGGTGGACGACCACCGTGGTGATCCGCATCCGCCCGCGCCGGTCCTTACCGCCTTCGGCGAACAGCCGAAGTCCGGCGACCTCGGCTTCGGCCCCCGGCAGCGGGACCCTACCCAGTCGCTCGGCGAGCAGCCCGCCCACGGTCTCCACGTCGTGGTCTTCGAGGTCGATCCCGAACAGTTCGCCCAGGTCGTCGATCGAGAGCCGGGACGAGACGCGGACCGCGCCGTTTTCGAGTTCTTCGACCTCGGGGCGTTCGTCGGTGTCGGATTCGTCGGTGATCTCGCCGACGATCTCCTCGAGGATGTCCTCGATGGTGAGCAGGCCGGCGGTGCCGCCGTATTCGTCGACGGCGATCGCCATGTGGTTGTGCGAAAGCTGCATCTCCTTGAGCAGGTCGTCGAGCCGTTTGGAGTCCGGCACGAAACTCGCCGGGTTCATCAGCTCCTCGACCTGCCGCTGCGAGCCGCCCTCGGCCATGTACGCGGGCATGAGGTCCTTGATGTTCACCACGCCCACCACGTCGTCGACGGAGTCGCCGATCACCGGCAGCCGGGTGAACCCGGTGCGCAGGGCCAGCGCGAGCGCCTGCCGCACGGTCTTGTCGTGCTCGATCCAGACGATCTCCGTGCGCGGCACCATGACCTCGCGCGCGACGGTGTCGCCGAGCTCGAACACCGAGTGGATCATCTCGCGTTCGGATTCCTCGACGACGCCGCGCTCCTGGGCGAGGTCGACCAGCTCACGCAGTTCGACTTCGGAGGTGAACGGGCCCTCGCGGAAGCCGCGGCCGGGGGTGATGGCGTTACCGAGGACGATCAGCAGCCTGCTGAGCGGCCCGAGGATCGACCCGAGGACGCGGACGGGGCCCGCGACGACGAGGCCGATCCGGTACGGGTGCTGGCGGCCGAGGGTGCGCGGGCCGACCCCGATGAGCACGTAGCTCACCACGACCATCACGCCCGCGGCTACGACGATCGCGAGCCACAACGGCTCGATCCAGCCGAGGATGTCGACGGTGACCAGCACGGTGGCGGTCAGCTCGCAGGTCATCCGCAGCAGCAGGATCAGGTTGATGTGGCGGCGGCGTTCGGCGATGACCAGCGACAGCTGGCGCGCGCCGGGGCGGCCGAGCCGGACGAGGCCGTCGGCGCGGGCCTTGGAGACCGTGCTGACCGCGGCGTCGGCGGCCGCGAACACCCCGGCGAGCAGGATCAGCGCGATGGCGATGACCAGCAGGGCCGTGGGACTACCCATGTCCGCGAACCTAGGCGGGGGGTTCTTCGGCGGGCGCGGCGTCGAGGCCGGCGGTGCCGAGGAGCCTGTCGTCCGCGGAGCGCTGCGCGTCGCGCTTGTTGTGCGCGGCCACGGCGGCCTGGAACTCGCCGAGGATCCGCTTCTGCAGGCCGAACATCTCGCGTTCCTCGGCGGGTTCGGCGTGGTCGTAGCCGAGCAGGTGCAGCACGCCGTGCGTGGTGAGCAGGTGCAGCTCGTCCATCAGCGCGTGACCGGCCGTCTTGGCCTGGTCCTTCGCGAACGCCGGGCACAGCACGATGTCGCCGAGCAGCGCGGGCGAGGCGTCGGGCGCGTCGGGGCGGCGCGACGAGTCGAGCTCGTCCATCGGGAAGGCCATCACGTCGGTGGGACCGGGCAGGTCCATCCACCGCTCGTGCAGATCCTCCATCACCTCGAGGGTGACGAGCAGGATGGACAGCTCGGCGAGCGGGCTGACCTCCATCTTGTCGAGCGCGAAACGGGCGGCCGACACGATCGAGGTCTCGTCGACGTTCACGCCCGATTCATTGGCGATCTCGATGCTCATGAACGGCGTTGCCCTTTCCAACCGCTGCCCTGGTCCTTGCTGTCCTGCAGCGCCTGCCACTTCTCGTACGCGTCGACGATGTCGCCGACGAGCTTGTGCCGCACCACGTCCTGGCTGGTGAGCTGGGCGAAGTGCAGGTCCTCGACGCCGTCGAGGATGTCGCGGACCACCCGCAGGCCGCTCTTCTGGCCGTTGGGGAGGTCGACCTGCGTGACGTCGCCGGTGACGACGATCTTGGCGCCGAACCCGAGCCGGGTGAGGAACATCTTCATCTGTTCCGGCGTGGTGTTCTGCGCTTCGTCGAGGATGATGAAGGCGTCGTTGAGGGTGCGGCCGCGCATGTACGCCAGCGGCGCGATCTCGATGGTGCCCGCCTGCATCAGCCGCGGGATCGACTCGGGCTCGACCATGTCGTGCAGCGCGTCGTACAGCGGGCGCAGGTACGGGTCGATCTTCTCGTTGAGCGTGCCCGGCAGGTAGCCGAGGCGCTCGCCGGCTTCGACCGCGGGGCGGGTCAGCACGATGCGGGTGACCTGCTTCGCCTGCAGCGCCTGGACGGCCTTGGCCATGGCGAGGTACGTCTTGCCGGTACCGGCGGGGCCGATGCCGAAGACGATCGTGTGCTTGTCGATGGCGTCGACGTAGCGCTTCTGGTTGAGCGTCTTGGGCCGGATCGTCTTGCCGCGCCGGGAGATGATGTTCATGCTCAGCACTTCGGCCGGTGACTCGTGGTCACCGGTGGAGAGCATGCCGACGGTGCGGCGGACGGTGGCCGGGTCGACCTGCTGGCCGCGGCCGGCGAGCGTCACGAGTTCGGCGAAGACACGTTCGGCGAAGGCGACGTCGGCGGGGGCTCCGGTCAAGGTGACCTCGTTGCCCCGGACGTGGACGTCGGCGGCGAGGAGTTCTTCGGCGACCCGGAGGTTTTCGTCCCTCGAGCCGAGCAGGCTGAGCGCGGCGGCGTCGGGGATGGGGAATCGGGACTGGGCCGCCTCGGTGATCGCGGCGTCGTCGGTCTTCGTCGGGGTGACGTCCGCGGGAACGTCGGGTCGGGCGGCTTCACCCGGTACGGTTCCGGCCACGTGGCCTCGGGCCTACTTCCTGCGCTTACGCTGCGATTTTCAACGACAGTGACGAGTTCGATGTTACTGGTTGCGGGTGGCGGCACGCAGTCCGGTTTCCGCAGGCCGCGCGCTTCAGCGCCCGAAATGCCCCAGCTGCTCGCCGCCGAGCACGTGCGCGTGCACGTGGAAGACGGTCTGCCCGGCGTCACCGTCGGTGTTGAACACCACCCGGTAACCGGACTCGGCGATCCCCTCGATCTCCGCGACCTTACGGGCCGTCGAGGCCACATCGGCGAGGAGCTGCGGGTCCCCCGAGGCCAATTCGGCCAGATTGCGGTACTGCTTCTTCGGCACCACGAGCACATGCACCCGCGCTTGCGGCGCTATGTCCCGGAACGCATACGTCGTCGCGTCCTCGTACACCTTGTCGGAGGGGATCTCCCCCGCGATGATCCGCTCGAACAACGTCTCCGCGTCACTCATCCCCCACCCTATCGCCCACCCGGCCCACCCCTCGCTACGCGCTTCTCTCACCAGGCAAGGGGCCCGTTCGCGAAGACCACCCGCCACCCCGCCACGAGAGCCCCACGCGGACGGGGCGAAGGGAACTTTCGCCGCGTCGCATGCGAGGAAAGTCCCCTTCGCCCTAACCCGAAACGCCACTCACGACCACCCCGGCCGTCGACCTCACCGTGGGGCCGAGGGCTCGGCCCCGGGTCAACACGCGGAACCGCGCCGCGGCGCGAATTCGGGGCGCGGCAAGGAGCGAAGCGCTTTGCGAAGGCCGGAAATGAAGATGCCGCGGCGCGGTGGGCCCTGGGGGTCGGCCCACCGCCGCCGCGGCTCCGCCGGACCGAGGGGGGAGGTGCCCGGCGGGGATTCACGCGCGCGACTGGGCTTCATCCCCAGTGGCGCGCCGAAACCGTGTGTTGCGCGTCAGTTAACGAGAGTAACGGCTGTTTGCGTGATCGCGCCATAACTCGCCGCAAATTAGTGGGGTGTTTTTTCACTTCCAGCGGTCGGTGAGAACCCCTAGCGCGCCGAGTGCCACGGCGGCGGCGGTGGAAGTGCGCAAAACGGTGGGGCCCAACCGGATGGCGGTGGCGCCGGCGTCGGTGAGGGTGGCGAGTTCGTCGTCGGTGATGCCGCCTTCGGGGCCGACGACGAGAAGGATGTCGCCTTGTGCCGGGAGTTCGATCTCGGTGAGGCGGGTGGTGATGCCGGATTCGAGGACGAGTGCGCGGGAAACGGTCTGGGCGAGTTCGGCGAGTTCGCGGGTGGTGACGGGCTCGGCGACTTCGGGGACGTGGGCGCGGCGGGCTTGTTTGGCGGCGGCGCGGGCGGTGGTGCGCCAGCGGGTGAGGGCTTTGTCGCCGCGCGTTCCTTCTTCCCAGCGGGCGACGCTGCGGGCGGCGCGCCAGGGGACGATGGCGTCGGCGCCGGCTTCGGTGGCGAGTTCGACGGCGAGTTCGCCGCGGTCGCCCTTCGCGAGGGCCTGGGCGACGATGACGCGCAGCGCGGGTGGTTCCTCGGTCCAGTGTTCTTCGATGGCGAGGGTGAGTGCCGCGTCGCGGCCGGCCTGGACGGCTTCGACTACGCAGCGCGCCATGCCGCCTTCGCCGTCGGAGAGCACGAGACGTTCGCCGACGCGCAGGCGGCGGACGGTGGCGGCGTGCCGGGCTTCCTCGCCGTCGAGGGTGGTGCGCCCGGAACCGGGCAGCGCGGCGGTGAGGAAGACCGGCAGTGTCGTCTCGGGCACGGGTTACCGGTGGTTCTTGGTGCGCAGCTTGGAGAACAGCCCACCGGGCTTGGAGCCGTTCGAGGACAGCGAAGGCACGTCTTCGCCGCGCTGCTGGGCGAGTTCGACGAGGAGGTCGCGCTGGGCGTCGTCGAGTTTGGTCGGCACGACGACGTCGATGTGGACGTGCAGGTCGCCGCGGCCGTCGACACGGCCGGAGGACCGCAGCCGCGGCATGCCCTTGGCGGTGAGCACGAGTTCGGTGGCGGGCTGGGTGCCCGGCTCGATGTCGAGTTCGTAGTCGCCGTCGATGAGGGTCTCGATGGGCACCGTGGCGCCGAGGGCGGCGGTGGTCATCGGGATGCGGAAGTTGCAGTGCAGGTCGTTGCCCTGCCGGACGAACACCTCGTGCGGTGCTTCGTCGATCTCGACGTAGAGGTCGCCGGCGGGGCCGCCGCCGGGGCCGACCTCGCCCTGTCCGGAGAGGCGGATGCGCATGCCGTCGCCGACGCCCGGCGGGATCTTGGCGGTGACGTTGCGGCGGGCGCGGACCCGGCCGTCGCCGCCGCATTGGCGGCAGGGGTCCGGGATGACCTCGCCGAAGCCGCGGCAGACCGGGCAGGGGCGGGCGGTGACGACCTGGCCGAGGAAGGAGCGTTGCACGGACTGGACCTCGCCCGCGCCGCCGCAGGTGTCGCAGGTCTTGGTGCTCGTGCCCTCCGCCGCGCCGGCGCCGCGGCACAGGTCGCAGACGATGGCGGTGTCGACGGTGATCTCGCGGTCGACGCCGGTGGCGCATTCCTCGAGGGTGAGGCCGAGGCGGATGAGCGCGTCGGAGCCGGGCTGCACGCGGCTGCGCGGGCCACGGCCGCGGCCGCCGCCACCTCCGGCGGCGCCGAAGAAGGCGTCCATGATGTCGCCGAGGCCGCCGAAGCCCGAGAACGGATCTCCCCCGCCGCCGCGGGCGCCGCCGTCCATCGGGTCGCCGCCGAGGTCGACGACCTTGCGCTTCTGCGGATCCGACAGCACCTCGTACGCGGTGGTCACCTCGCCGAAGCGGTGCTGGGCGTCCTCCGACGGGTTGACGTCGGGGTGCAGTTCACGGGCCAGTTTGCGGTACGCGCGCTTGATCTCCTGATCCGTCGCGTTCTTCGCCACCCCGAGAATGCCGTAATAGTCCCTCGCCACCGTCTTCGCCTTCTCCTTCTGACTTCGACCTCACCGCCGCGTTCAGCGACCGGAGAGGATCTGCCCCACGTAGTTCGCCACCGCGCGCACCGCGGCGATGGTGTTCGGGTAGTCCATCCTGGTGGGCCCGACGACGCCCATCCCGCCCAGCAGCAGGTCGTCCATGCCGTAGCCGATGGACACCACCGAGGTGCTGCGCATCTGCTCGTCCTCATTTTCCTCACCGATGCGCACCGTGATCGCACCGGGGTTGCGGGCGGCCGCGAGCAGCTTGAGGACGATGACCTGCTCCTCGAGCGCTTCCAGCACCTGCCGCAGCGATCCGGGGAAGTCCGAGACGTTGCGGGTGAGGTTCGCCGTGCCGCCGAGCACCAGCCGCTCCTCGGGGTGCTCGACCAGCGATTCCACCAGCACGGTGCAGACGCGGGTGAGGCTGTCGCGCAGCTCGCCCGGCGACTTCTCCGGCAGTTCGGCGACCGCCGCCGCGGCCTCCGAGAGACGGCGGCCCGCCAGTGCCCCGTTGAGCACGGTGCGCAGCCTGCCGACGTTCTCCTCGGTGATGACGTCCCCGAGGTCGACGGTGCGCTGGTCGACCCGGCCGGAATCGGTGATCAGCACGAGCATCAGCCGGGCCGGGGTGAGCGGCACCACTTCCAGGTGGCGGACGGCGGAGTTGGTCATCATCGGGTACTGGATGACCGCGACCTGCCTGGTCAGCTGCGCGAGCAACCGGACGGAGCGGCGCAGGACGTCGTCGACGTCGGTGCCGCTGTCGAGGAACGCGGTGATGGCCCGGCGCTCGGCCGCGCTGAGCGGTTTGACCTCGGCTATCCGGTCGACGAACAGCCGGTACCCCTTGTCGGTGGGGATCCGGCCCGCACTCGTGTGGGGCTGTGTGATGTAGCCCTCTTCTTCCAGTGCCGCCATGTCGTTGCGCACGGTGGCGCTGGACACACCGAGGTTGTGTTTGTCGACGATCGCCTTGGATCCGACGGGCTCCTGGTTGGCCACGTAGTCGGCGACGATCGCGCGCAGCACTTCGAAGCGGCGCTCTTCCGCGTTGGCCACCCGCACACCTCCCTCGGCTCGTCCTCACAACGAGTTTACGGAAGGTGGAGTGCCCGGCGAGCCACCGGACTTCTTTGGCCCCCTCAGCCGCGCCCCCGGAGGGAGCGCCGCCGCGGCTCCAGGGGCCTTCGGATCACCTTCACCGACCCCCACCAGGCGAAACCCGTGACGCGCAGCACCGGCGCGCCCGTCTCCGGCCGTCGCCGCCCCGTGCCGCGGCCGGTGCCGAATCCGCCCATCAGGCCGACGCCCCGGACGTCGAGGGCGAAATCCTCGGGCACGACGATCTTGACGCCGCCCATGATCGCCACCGCCCTGATCGTGCAGGACCCGGCCGTGATCCTGGCGCGCCGCAGATCGAGGCGCACACTGCCCCAGAAGGCGCGGCTGACGTGGTTCGGCGGCAGTGGCCCGTCGAACCGTCGCGTGGTGCCGGACATGACGGCGAACGAGCGCCGTCCGCCTTGCTCGCCGTCGCCGGTGTGGGACAGCGCGAGCGCCCCGCCGGGCGACAGATCCGCGACGACGGGTTCGAACTCCGCGAAGGTCTTGGCCGCGTAGACGGCGTCCAGTCTCGTTTCCAGCTCACCGGCGCTGATCCGTCCCGCGCCCATGGCCTCGTACAGCAGTTGCGCGACGTTTTCGCGATCGGAATCGGCCACCCGCATCGCCGACCGCTTCGGTTCCGACATGACGGCGACGATAACCGGGATCGGCGAATTCCGGAAATTGCGCGAACACCGGACGGGCCACCGTGAGCGAATTCGGTTTCCGCACGCTGACAGGAATGACAAAATCGCCGCGTCTGACAATTCCGGACGCGAACAGCCGTCCGGACGTGACAATTCGGCGAACGGTCATTGACCGCGCGGGGCCACGTGCGGGAGTTTTCGTCCACCGGCCCACTTCCCGACTCAGTGTGGAGCGCGATATGACTTCTTCCTTTCGCCATGTCCTGATCGCCGCCTTGACCGTGACGCTGGTCGCGGTCGGCGCGGCGCCCGCGAGCGCGGACACGAATTTGGTGTACACCTCTTCTTCACCGCTTCCCGCCGGCGAGAACGGTGACGTAATCAAGTCGCAGCCCTCGACCTACAACGGGGCGAAATCGACCAGGATCCAATATCTGTCCCGGGACAACAAGGACAAGCAAGTCGCGGTGAGCGGCACCGTTCTGGTGCCGGACAAACCGTGGAACGGTCCCGGCGAACGGCCGATCGTGGCCTACGCGCCCTTCACCTTCGGCATGGGGCCGGACTGCGCCCCCTCGAAGACCCTCGCGGGCGAGGGCGCCTCGGACCTGGTCTCCGGTTTCCAAGGCGGTTTCGTCACCGCGTTGCTGGGCGCCGGGTTCGCCGTGGCGCAGACCGACTACATCGGACCGTGGGTGGAAGGCAGCGGCGATCACCCGTACGTCGTCCGGTTGTCCGAGGCGCACACCGTGCTCGACGTCATCCGCGCCGCGCAGCGGCTGCCCGGAACCGGTCTGCCCGCCGACGGCCCGGTGGGCATCGCCGGCTACTCCGAGGGCGGCAGTGCCGCCGCGGCCGCCGCCGAACTGGCCGCCACCTACGCACCCGAACTGAACGTCATGGGCGTCTACTCCGGCGCACCGCCCGCGGACAAGGCCGCGCTGTCGAAGTCGCTCGACGGCGGAATGTACTTCGGGTTCCTCGGCTACGCCCTGATCGGCATCAACCAGGCCTACCCCGAGGCCAAGCTGATGAACCTGGCCAACCCGACGGGTGCCGATCTGTTCCTGAAGGCCCGCCAGACCTGCACCATGAACGCGGTCCTGCAGTTCATGTTCAAGCAGTCCAGCTCGCTGACGAAGGAGGGCAAGCCGGTGTCCGCCTACCTGTCCCAGCCGCCGTTCGACGCGATCGTGGCGGAGAACCGGATCGGCACCATCAAACCGGCCATGCCGGTCCTGGTCGAGCAGAGCCCGATGGACGACGTCATCCCGGCCGCCGTCGGCAAGCAGATGGCGAAGGACTGGTGCGGCAAGGGCGCCAACGTCCAGTGGAAGGACTTGCCGACCTTCACGCCGTTCTTCTCCCACGCGCTGGGCATGACGACCGCGTCCACCGACGCCACCGAGTGGCTGAAGAGCGTGTTCAACGGGCAAGCGGGCAACGGCAACTGCGGCCGGTTCTGACCCACCCCTCGTGAGTGGCAAGGACGGTTAGAACCGTCCTTGCCACTCACGAGGCGCTGTCGTCAGCTGTTGCGCGGGAACCCGAGGTTCACCCCGCCCTGCGAAGGATCGGGCCACCGCGAGGTGACGACCTTCGTCCGTGTGAAGAAGTGGAACCCTTCCGGCCCGTAGGCGTGGCTGTCCCCGAACAGCGAGTCCTTCCACCCGCCGAACGAGTAGTAGCCGACCGGCACCGGGATCGGCACGTTCACGCCGACCATCCCGACCTCGACCTCGTTCTGGAACCGCCGCGCGGCCCGCCCGTCGTTGGTGAAGATCGCGGTGCCGTTGCCGTAGGGGTTGGCGTTGATCAGCTCCAGTGCCGCGTCGTAGCCCTCGGCCCGCGCGACCGCCAGCACCGGCCCGAAGATCTCGTCGGTGTACACGGACATGTCCGGGGTGACCTGGTCGAACAGTGTCGG from Amycolatopsis sp. EV170708-02-1 includes:
- a CDS encoding PhoH family protein, with protein sequence MAGTVPGEAARPDVPADVTPTKTDDAAITEAAQSRFPIPDAAALSLLGSRDENLRVAEELLAADVHVRGNEVTLTGAPADVAFAERVFAELVTLAGRGQQVDPATVRRTVGMLSTGDHESPAEVLSMNIISRRGKTIRPKTLNQKRYVDAIDKHTIVFGIGPAGTGKTYLAMAKAVQALQAKQVTRIVLTRPAVEAGERLGYLPGTLNEKIDPYLRPLYDALHDMVEPESIPRLMQAGTIEIAPLAYMRGRTLNDAFIILDEAQNTTPEQMKMFLTRLGFGAKIVVTGDVTQVDLPNGQKSGLRVVRDILDGVEDLHFAQLTSQDVVRHKLVGDIVDAYEKWQALQDSKDQGSGWKGQRRS
- a CDS encoding histidine triad nucleotide-binding protein: MSDAETLFERIIAGEIPSDKVYEDATTYAFRDIAPQARVHVLVVPKKQYRNLAELASGDPQLLADVASTARKVAEIEGIAESGYRVVFNTDGDAGQTVFHVHAHVLGGEQLGHFGR
- a CDS encoding 16S rRNA (uracil(1498)-N(3))-methyltransferase, whose protein sequence is MPETTLPVFLTAALPGSGRTTLDGEEARHAATVRRLRVGERLVLSDGEGGMARCVVEAVQAGRDAALTLAIEEHWTEEPPALRVIVAQALAKGDRGELAVELATEAGADAIVPWRAARSVARWEEGTRGDKALTRWRTTARAAAKQARRAHVPEVAEPVTTRELAELAQTVSRALVLESGITTRLTEIELPAQGDILLVVGPEGGITDDELATLTDAGATAIRLGPTVLRTSTAAAVALGALGVLTDRWK
- a CDS encoding cytidine deaminase; its protein translation is MPELDAEDQKLVTLARSARARTQAAEGAALRDTDGRTYAASTVDQPSFKLTALQAAVAAAVSSGAEGIEAAVVVSGDTVLNDASLQAVRDIAEDAPVHLADPSGKVLS
- a CDS encoding DUF1707 domain-containing protein; the protein is MSEPKRSAMRVADSDRENVAQLLYEAMGAGRISAGELETRLDAVYAAKTFAEFEPVVADLSPGGALALSHTGDGEQGGRRSFAVMSGTTRRFDGPLPPNHVSRAFWGSVRLDLRRARITAGSCTIRAVAIMGGVKIVVPEDFALDVRGVGLMGGFGTGRGTGRRRPETGAPVLRVTGFAWWGSVKVIRRPLEPRRRSLRGRG
- the dnaJ gene encoding molecular chaperone DnaJ, which produces MARDYYGILGVAKNATDQEIKRAYRKLARELHPDVNPSEDAQHRFGEVTTAYEVLSDPQKRKVVDLGGDPMDGGARGGGGDPFSGFGGLGDIMDAFFGAAGGGGGRGRGPRSRVQPGSDALIRLGLTLEECATGVDREITVDTAIVCDLCRGAGAAEGTSTKTCDTCGGAGEVQSVQRSFLGQVVTARPCPVCRGFGEVIPDPCRQCGGDGRVRARRNVTAKIPPGVGDGMRIRLSGQGEVGPGGGPAGDLYVEIDEAPHEVFVRQGNDLHCNFRIPMTTAALGATVPIETLIDGDYELDIEPGTQPATELVLTAKGMPRLRSSGRVDGRGDLHVHIDVVVPTKLDDAQRDLLVELAQQRGEDVPSLSSNGSKPGGLFSKLRTKNHR
- the hrcA gene encoding heat-inducible transcriptional repressor HrcA; this translates as MANAEERRFEVLRAIVADYVANQEPVGSKAIVDKHNLGVSSATVRNDMAALEEEGYITQPHTSAGRIPTDKGYRLFVDRIAEVKPLSAAERRAITAFLDSGTDVDDVLRRSVRLLAQLTRQVAVIQYPMMTNSAVRHLEVVPLTPARLMLVLITDSGRVDQRTVDLGDVITEENVGRLRTVLNGALAGRRLSEAAAAVAELPEKSPGELRDSLTRVCTVLVESLVEHPEERLVLGGTANLTRNVSDFPGSLRQVLEALEEQVIVLKLLAAARNPGAITVRIGEENEDEQMRSTSVVSIGYGMDDLLLGGMGVVGPTRMDYPNTIAAVRAVANYVGQILSGR
- a CDS encoding lipase family protein, which produces MTSSFRHVLIAALTVTLVAVGAAPASADTNLVYTSSSPLPAGENGDVIKSQPSTYNGAKSTRIQYLSRDNKDKQVAVSGTVLVPDKPWNGPGERPIVAYAPFTFGMGPDCAPSKTLAGEGASDLVSGFQGGFVTALLGAGFAVAQTDYIGPWVEGSGDHPYVVRLSEAHTVLDVIRAAQRLPGTGLPADGPVGIAGYSEGGSAAAAAAELAATYAPELNVMGVYSGAPPADKAALSKSLDGGMYFGFLGYALIGINQAYPEAKLMNLANPTGADLFLKARQTCTMNAVLQFMFKQSSSLTKEGKPVSAYLSQPPFDAIVAENRIGTIKPAMPVLVEQSPMDDVIPAAVGKQMAKDWCGKGANVQWKDLPTFTPFFSHALGMTTASTDATEWLKSVFNGQAGNGNCGRF
- a CDS encoding hemolysin family protein translates to MGSPTALLVIAIALILLAGVFAAADAAVSTVSKARADGLVRLGRPGARQLSLVIAERRRHINLILLLRMTCELTATVLVTVDILGWIEPLWLAIVVAAGVMVVVSYVLIGVGPRTLGRQHPYRIGLVVAGPVRVLGSILGPLSRLLIVLGNAITPGRGFREGPFTSEVELRELVDLAQERGVVEESEREMIHSVFELGDTVAREVMVPRTEIVWIEHDKTVRQALALALRTGFTRLPVIGDSVDDVVGVVNIKDLMPAYMAEGGSQRQVEELMNPASFVPDSKRLDDLLKEMQLSHNHMAIAVDEYGGTAGLLTIEDILEEIVGEITDESDTDERPEVEELENGAVRVSSRLSIDDLGELFGIDLEDHDVETVGGLLAERLGRVPLPGAEAEVAGLRLFAEGGKDRRGRMRITTVVVHPADADAVTDAAQGRRRTRVPQPDESDRSVEHA
- the ybeY gene encoding rRNA maturation RNase YbeY; translated protein: MSIEIANESGVNVDETSIVSAARFALDKMEVSPLAELSILLVTLEVMEDLHERWMDLPGPTDVMAFPMDELDSSRRPDAPDASPALLGDIVLCPAFAKDQAKTAGHALMDELHLLTTHGVLHLLGYDHAEPAEEREMFGLQKRILGEFQAAVAAHNKRDAQRSADDRLLGTAGLDAAPAEEPPA